A genomic region of Pyrus communis chromosome 14, drPyrComm1.1, whole genome shotgun sequence contains the following coding sequences:
- the LOC137715327 gene encoding mitochondrial Rho GTPase 2-like isoform X1 produces the protein MSALMYTGQRTGVRVVVAGDRGTGKSTLITAVATDAFDPNVPPVLPPTRLAADMFPDFVPLTIIDTSSSLENCSKRNEELKRADVVVLTYACDQRMTLTRLTTYWLLELRHLEVKVPVILVGCKLDLRNPQEQMSMEQVMSPIMHQFREIQTCIECSASAQVQVPEVFYYASKAVLHPTTPLFDQETQGLQPRCIRALKRIFTLCDRDMDGALNDEELNDFQVKCFNAPLQPEEIVRVKRVVHERKPEGVNDIGLTPEGFYYLHTLFIEREHIETTWSVLRKFGYDDDLKLREDILVLPSKRSPDQSMELTNEAVEHLKGIFRINDHDNDGALQPRELDNLFSTAPEYPWSEAPYEDAAERTASGNLPLNAFLSEWALMTLLNPKQSLANLIYVGYNGSLASAIHVTRRRSVDRKKQKTERNVFNCFVFGPKNAGKSALLNSFIGRPFSKSETIPTGERYAVNVVNQIGGCKTLVLREIPEDKVKTYLSDKTFLTACDVAVFVHDSSSEHSWKRTRELLVDVAKQGEESGYGVPCLLIAAKDDLGAYPMAVRDSLVISHELGIGAPVRVSMKLSTMNDVFYKIVNAAEHPHLSIPETEAMRNRKKYLQVVNRSLMCVSDVLYQITVGAAAAVVGLAAYRVYAARRNASG, from the exons ATGTCAGCACTTATGTACACCGGTCAACGCACCGGCGTCCGAGTCGTCGTCGCTGGCGACCGCGGCACCGGCAAGTCGACCTTGATTACCGCCGTGGCCACCGACGCGTTCGACCCCAACGTCCCTCCCGTGCTTCCCCCAACGCGCCTCGCCGCCGATATGTTTCCAGATTTCGTTCCACTCACCATCATCGACACCTCTTCCAG CTTGGAGAATTGCAGTAAGAGGAACGAAGAACTGAAGCGAGCGGATGTGGTGGTGCTAACGTACGCCTGCGATCAGCGGATGACGCTCACTCGTCTCACTACTTACTGGCTGCTCGAGCTTCGCCACTTGGAG GTGAAGGTGCCGGTAATTCTGGTTGGATGCAAGTTAGATTTGCGAAATCCGCAGGAGCAGATGAGCATGGAGCAGGTGATGTCACCAATCATGCATCAATTTAGAGAAATTCAGACTTGCATTGAGTGTTCCGCATCCGCTCAAGTTCAG GTTCCCGAAGTGTTTTATTATGCTTCAAAGGCAGTCCTTCATCCAACAACTCCGTTGTTTGATCAAGAAACGCAAGGTCTGCAACCCCGATGTATTAGAGCTTTGAAACGGATTTTTACTCTTTGTGATCGTGACATGGACGGTGCCCTTAATGATGAGGAGCTGAATGATttccag GTTAAGTGTTTTAATGCTCCACTACAGCCCGAGGAAATTGTGCGAGTTAAAAGGGTTGTACATGAGAGGAAACCAGAAGGTGTCAATGATATTGGTCTTACCCCCGAGGGGTTCTATTATCTTCATACTCTTTTCATTGAGAGAGAACATATTGAAACAACTTGGTCTGTCCTCAGAAAATTTGGATATGATGATGATCTAAAACTCAGGGAAGACATTCTCGTACTTCCATCCAAGCGTTCTCCAGATCAG AGCATGGAGCTGACGAATGAGGCTGTTGAGCACCTGAAGGGGATCTTTCGTATAAATGATCATGATAAT GATGGAGCCCTTCAACCACGTGAGCTTGATAACCTGTTTTCTACTGCTCCAGAATA TCCTTGGAGTGAAGCTCCTTATGAGGATGCTGCAGAGAGAACAGCATCAGGGAATTTACCTCTTAATGCATTTTTGTCTGAG TGGGCCCTCATGACACTGTTAAATCCAAAGCAAAGTTTGGCGAATTTGATATATGTTGGATACAATGGCAGTCTTGCTTCAGCGATCCATGTTACTAGGAGAAGATCAGTAGATCgtaaaaagcaaaaaacagaaagaaatgtTTTCAACTGCTTCGTTTTTGGTCCTAAAAATGCAGGAAAATCCGCTCTTTTAAATTCATTCATAGGAAG GCCTTTCTCAAAGAGTGAGACTATACCTACTGGTGAGCGTTATGCAGTGAATGTCGTTAACCAGATTGGG GGGTGTAAGACTCTTGTACTGAGAGAGATACCAGAAGACAAAGTGAAAACATATTTGTCTGATAAGACCTTTTTGACAGCCTGTGATGTTGCTGTATTTGTCCATGACAG TTCGAGCGAACATTCATGGAAGAGAACAAGAGAACTCCTTGTGGATGTTGCTAAGCAAGGAGAAGAAAGTGGCTATGGAGTACCCTGCCTCCTTATTGCTGCAAAGGATGATCTCGGTGCATATCCAATGGCAGTGCGAGATTCACTTGTG ATAAGTCACGAATTGGGCATTGGGGCACCTGTTCGTGTGAGCATGAAGTTGAGCACTATGAATGATGTGTTTTATAAAATCGTAAATGCAGCTGAGCACCCTCACTTGAGCATTCCTGAAACTGAGGCTATGAGGAACCGCAAGAAGTATCTCCAAGTTGTTAATCGATCTCTTATGTGTGTTTCAG ATGTGCTGTACCAAATTACAGTTGGGGCGGCTGCTGCTGTTGTCGGACTGGCAGCTTATCGTGTCTATGCAGCAAGGAGAAACGCTTCTGGTTAG
- the LOC137716245 gene encoding pentatricopeptide repeat-containing protein At4g02820, mitochondrial: MLIRTLRSSIAAVRYFSAEAHAVTKAAAFTAAKSSSSVRDTLGRRLLSLVFPKRSAVITIRKWKEEGHTVRKYELNRIVRELRKLKRYKHALEVCEWMTLQQDLTLVSGDYAVHLDLIAKVRGMNSAEKFFEDLPLQMTDRATCTALLHTYVQNKVTDKAEALIAKMSECGFMKHPLAYNHMLSLYISNGQLDRVPELIQELKSNTSPDVVTYNLWLTVCASQNDVETAERVFLELKKAKINPDWVTCSTLTNLYIKNSLTEKAAVTLKEMENLVSQKNRVAYSSLLSLHTNIGDKEGVRRIWKKVKSLFPKMNDAEYTCMLSSLVKLKQFEEAEKLYTEWESVSGTHDPRVSNILLAAYINEDQMRRAETFHNRMVQNGIKPCYSTWELLTWGYLKQKHTEKVLEYFKKAVGSVKRWDPDKRLIGEVFNRLNEEGDIQGAEELLVFLRNAGHVTTEIYNSLLRIYAEAGKMPLIIAERMEKDNVQLDDETRKLIKITSKMCVSDISSICS; encoded by the exons ATGTTAATTCGAACCCTGCGGAGCTCGATCGCCGCCGTCCGATACTTCTCGGCGGAAGCGCATGCGGTGACGAAGGCGGCAGCCTTCACCGCAGCGAAAAGCTCGAGCAGCGTCCGAGACACTCTGGGAAGGAGACTCCTGAGCCTGGTGTTCCCAAAACGCAGCGCCGTGATTACCATACGGAAATGGAAAGAAGAAGGGCACACGGTGCGCAAGTACGAACTCAATCGCATCGTTCGTGAGCTTCGCAAGCTCAAGCGGTACAAGCATGCCCTCGAG GTATGTGAATGGATGACACTACAACAAGATTTGACGCTAGTATCAGGTGATTACGCCGTTCACTTAGACTTGATTGCAAAAGTTCGGGGCATGAATAGTGCAGAAAAGTTTTTCGAGGATCTTCCTCTTCAAATGACAGACCGTGCCACCTGTACAGCTCTGCTGCATACCTATGTCCAGAATAAAGTGACTGACAAAGCGGAAGCTCTGATAGCCAAGATGTCAGAGTGTGGTTTCATGAAGCATCCCCTTGCTTATAACCACATGTTATCTCTGTACATTTCCAATGGGCAATTAGACAGGGTTCCAGAACTAATTCAAGAGTTGAAGAGTAATACGTCGCCAGATGTTGTTACTTACAATCTATGGTTAACCGTGTGTGCATCACAAAATGATGTTGAAACTGCAGAAAGAGTTTTCCTTGAACTAAAGAAGGCAAAGATAAATCCTGACTGGGTCACATGTAGCACGTTAACCAActtgtatataaaaaattcaCTGACCGAAAAAGCAGCGGTTACCTTGAAGGAGATGGAGAACTTGGTATCTCAGAAAAATCGAGTCGCATATTCATCCCTGCTCAGCCTGCATACAAACATTGGCGATAAGGAAGGTGTTCGGCGAATCTGGAAAAAAGTAAAATCATTGTTCCCCAAAATGAATGATGCTGAGTATACATGTATGCTGTCTTCGCTTGTGAAACTCAAGCAGTttgaagaagctgagaaactCTATACTGAATGGGAGTCTGTTTCAGGTACTCATGATCCTAGGGTGTCAAATATACTTCTTGCAGCGTACATCAACGAAGACCAAATGAGAAGGGCTGAAACCTTTCATAATCGGATGGTGCAAAATGGCATAAAGCCATGTTATAGTACTTGGGAGCTTCTTACATGGGGTTATTTGAAACAAAAACATACGGAAAAAGTGCTAGAGTATTTCAAGAAAGCTGTTGGTAGTGTGAAGAGATGGGATCCTGACAAACGGTTGATTGGGGAAGTATTTAACAGGCTCAACGAGGAAGGCGATATTCAAGGGGCTGAGGAACTGTTGGTTTTTCTTCGGAATGCTGGTCATGTGACCACTGAGATATATAATTCTCTTTTAAGAATTTATGCAGAAGCTGGTAAAATGCCACTTATAATTGCAGAAAGGATGGAGAAGGACAATGTTCAGTTGGATGACGAGACTCGTAAGCTCATAAAGATCACTAGCAAAATGTGCGTGAGTGACATTTCTAGCATATGTTCTTGA
- the LOC137715327 gene encoding mitochondrial Rho GTPase 2-like isoform X2 has product MSALMYTGQRTGVRVVVAGDRGTGKSTLITAVATDAFDPNVPPVLPPTRLAADMFPDFVPLTIIDTSSSLENCSKRNEELKRADVVVLTYACDQRMTLTRLTTYWLLELRHLEVKVPVILVGCKLDLRNPQEQMSMEQVMSPIMHQFREIQTCIECSASAQVQVPEVFYYASKAVLHPTTPLFDQETQGLQPRCIRALKRIFTLCDRDMDGALNDEELNDFQVKCFNAPLQPEEIVRVKRVVHERKPEGVNDIGLTPEGFYYLHTLFIEREHIETTWSVLRKFGYDDDLKLREDILVLPSKRSPDQSMELTNEAVEHLKGIFRINDHDNDGALQPRELDNLFSTAPEYPWSEAPYEDAAERTASGNLPLNAFLSEWALMTLLNPKQSLANLIYVGYNGSLASAIHVTRRRSVDRKKQKTERNVFNCFVFGPKNAGKSALLNSFIGRPFSKSETIPTGERYAVNVVNQIGGCKTLVLREIPEDKVKTYLSDKTFLTACDVAVFVHDSSSEHSWKRTRELLVDVAKQGEESGYGVPCLLIAAKDDLGAYPMAVRDSLVISHELGIGAPVRVSMKLSTMNDVFYKIVNAAEHPHLSIPETEAMRNRKKYLQVVNRSLMCVSVGAAAAVVGLAAYRVYAARRNASG; this is encoded by the exons ATGTCAGCACTTATGTACACCGGTCAACGCACCGGCGTCCGAGTCGTCGTCGCTGGCGACCGCGGCACCGGCAAGTCGACCTTGATTACCGCCGTGGCCACCGACGCGTTCGACCCCAACGTCCCTCCCGTGCTTCCCCCAACGCGCCTCGCCGCCGATATGTTTCCAGATTTCGTTCCACTCACCATCATCGACACCTCTTCCAG CTTGGAGAATTGCAGTAAGAGGAACGAAGAACTGAAGCGAGCGGATGTGGTGGTGCTAACGTACGCCTGCGATCAGCGGATGACGCTCACTCGTCTCACTACTTACTGGCTGCTCGAGCTTCGCCACTTGGAG GTGAAGGTGCCGGTAATTCTGGTTGGATGCAAGTTAGATTTGCGAAATCCGCAGGAGCAGATGAGCATGGAGCAGGTGATGTCACCAATCATGCATCAATTTAGAGAAATTCAGACTTGCATTGAGTGTTCCGCATCCGCTCAAGTTCAG GTTCCCGAAGTGTTTTATTATGCTTCAAAGGCAGTCCTTCATCCAACAACTCCGTTGTTTGATCAAGAAACGCAAGGTCTGCAACCCCGATGTATTAGAGCTTTGAAACGGATTTTTACTCTTTGTGATCGTGACATGGACGGTGCCCTTAATGATGAGGAGCTGAATGATttccag GTTAAGTGTTTTAATGCTCCACTACAGCCCGAGGAAATTGTGCGAGTTAAAAGGGTTGTACATGAGAGGAAACCAGAAGGTGTCAATGATATTGGTCTTACCCCCGAGGGGTTCTATTATCTTCATACTCTTTTCATTGAGAGAGAACATATTGAAACAACTTGGTCTGTCCTCAGAAAATTTGGATATGATGATGATCTAAAACTCAGGGAAGACATTCTCGTACTTCCATCCAAGCGTTCTCCAGATCAG AGCATGGAGCTGACGAATGAGGCTGTTGAGCACCTGAAGGGGATCTTTCGTATAAATGATCATGATAAT GATGGAGCCCTTCAACCACGTGAGCTTGATAACCTGTTTTCTACTGCTCCAGAATA TCCTTGGAGTGAAGCTCCTTATGAGGATGCTGCAGAGAGAACAGCATCAGGGAATTTACCTCTTAATGCATTTTTGTCTGAG TGGGCCCTCATGACACTGTTAAATCCAAAGCAAAGTTTGGCGAATTTGATATATGTTGGATACAATGGCAGTCTTGCTTCAGCGATCCATGTTACTAGGAGAAGATCAGTAGATCgtaaaaagcaaaaaacagaaagaaatgtTTTCAACTGCTTCGTTTTTGGTCCTAAAAATGCAGGAAAATCCGCTCTTTTAAATTCATTCATAGGAAG GCCTTTCTCAAAGAGTGAGACTATACCTACTGGTGAGCGTTATGCAGTGAATGTCGTTAACCAGATTGGG GGGTGTAAGACTCTTGTACTGAGAGAGATACCAGAAGACAAAGTGAAAACATATTTGTCTGATAAGACCTTTTTGACAGCCTGTGATGTTGCTGTATTTGTCCATGACAG TTCGAGCGAACATTCATGGAAGAGAACAAGAGAACTCCTTGTGGATGTTGCTAAGCAAGGAGAAGAAAGTGGCTATGGAGTACCCTGCCTCCTTATTGCTGCAAAGGATGATCTCGGTGCATATCCAATGGCAGTGCGAGATTCACTTGTG ATAAGTCACGAATTGGGCATTGGGGCACCTGTTCGTGTGAGCATGAAGTTGAGCACTATGAATGATGTGTTTTATAAAATCGTAAATGCAGCTGAGCACCCTCACTTGAGCATTCCTGAAACTGAGGCTATGAGGAACCGCAAGAAGTATCTCCAAGTTGTTAATCGATCTCTTATGTGTGTTTCAG TTGGGGCGGCTGCTGCTGTTGTCGGACTGGCAGCTTATCGTGTCTATGCAGCAAGGAGAAACGCTTCTGGTTAG